A stretch of the Polaribacter pacificus genome encodes the following:
- a CDS encoding formimidoylglutamase: MIFDFLKPVKDSLIAHLVLQSAQSFGRTIQIYSEQQGFPDLETVEVAIFGIEEDRNSVDNLHTGEQFFEIRKHLYQLYPGNWHTKIADLGTIQKGATTEDTYFAVKTLCAYLIKNNIIPVLIGGGQDITYANYRAYDALEQTVNLVAVDAKFDIGGAEDALNSRSYLSKIVMDSPNNLFNFSNIGYQTYYNSQEELDLLNSLFFDAYRLGQVKDLTLVEPIMRDADIVSVDIGAVRQSDAPANNNGSPNGFYGEEICAIARYAGISDKVSSFGIYEYNPKYDQAGQTAHLIAQMIWYFIEGVNFRAKDYPFCTVENYQKFIVLVENDDPINFYKSDKSGRWWMEINILTNNKYKRHALIPCTYEDYVQATDQNIPERWYKALRKLI; the protein is encoded by the coding sequence ATGATATTCGATTTTTTAAAACCAGTAAAAGATTCTCTTATAGCGCATCTTGTATTGCAATCTGCTCAGAGTTTTGGTAGAACTATTCAGATCTATTCAGAGCAACAGGGTTTTCCTGATTTAGAAACTGTAGAGGTGGCTATTTTTGGTATTGAGGAGGATAGAAACTCTGTAGACAATCTTCATACTGGTGAGCAATTTTTTGAAATTCGAAAACACCTATACCAATTGTATCCAGGAAATTGGCACACCAAGATTGCAGATCTAGGAACCATTCAAAAAGGAGCGACTACAGAAGATACTTATTTTGCTGTTAAGACGCTCTGTGCTTACCTAATTAAAAACAATATTATTCCAGTATTAATTGGTGGCGGTCAGGACATTACGTATGCAAATTATAGAGCTTATGATGCTCTTGAGCAGACCGTAAATTTGGTTGCTGTAGACGCTAAGTTTGATATTGGAGGAGCAGAAGATGCTTTAAACTCTAGATCTTATTTGAGTAAGATTGTGATGGACAGCCCAAACAATCTATTTAATTTTAGCAATATAGGATATCAAACCTATTACAATTCTCAAGAAGAATTAGATCTTCTAAACAGCTTGTTTTTTGATGCCTATCGACTTGGTCAGGTTAAAGATTTAACCTTAGTTGAGCCAATTATGAGAGATGCAGATATTGTTAGTGTAGATATAGGAGCTGTGCGCCAAAGCGATGCACCTGCAAATAATAACGGATCTCCAAATGGTTTTTACGGAGAAGAAATTTGCGCCATAGCTAGGTATGCAGGTATCAGTGATAAAGTGAGTTCTTTTGGGATTTATGAATACAATCCAAAGTATGATCAAGCAGGACAAACAGCGCATTTGATAGCTCAAATGATCTGGTATTTTATAGAAGGCGTTAACTTTAGAGCAAAGGATTATCCATTTTGCACTGTAGAAAACTACCAAAAATTTATAGTATTGGTAGAGAATGATGATCCCATCAATTTTTACAAAAGTGATAAGAGTGGACGATGGTGGATGGAGATAAATATTCTTACAAATAATAAATACAAAAGACATGCGTTAATACCATGTACCTACGAGGATTATGTTCAGGCAACTGATCAAAATATTCCAGAGAGGTGGTATAAAGCGCTAAGAAAATTAATATAA